A portion of the Diprion similis isolate iyDipSimi1 chromosome 4, iyDipSimi1.1, whole genome shotgun sequence genome contains these proteins:
- the LOC124405319 gene encoding eukaryotic translation initiation factor 3 subunit L, which translates to MYDDYNDQYDSYGDYGPVVDTHTDEYDRDAYRQVPELVRKFLIYFRNCINEGVIFEVQTLYENSFPKLSEQFFDKQSWPDETDVAHIVDNDPVFLVLYKELYYRHIYARIPGGPTLEQRFGSFFNYCDLFNYILSAETPVPLELPDQWLWELIDEFVYQFQCFAQYRARLLKKTPEEIENLNAHNNIWSVLCILNVLHSLVDKSKIKSQLEVYASGGDPDSVAGSFGRHSLYKMLGYFSLVGLLRLHSLLGDYYQAIKVLENVELYKKSAYSHVPACQISTAYYVGFAYMMMRRYADAIRTFSSILLYIQRTKQLFTSRSYQNDQINKQTEQMYHLLAICLVLHPQCIDEVLQQALREKNYHEKMYKMQYGDLAEFEACFLYACPKFLSPCPPPPDAPNEDYVKEAIKHQTQVFMDEVAQQKMLPTIRSYLKLYTTLPLSKLATFMCSSTRPDGSWDLDKEVATLGIYLLCFKHKMKNIVWTKGSSGLDGKFQSGSELDFYIDHDMIHIADTKVAHRYGDFFIRKILKFEELNRKLHKIKI; encoded by the exons ATGTACGACGATTACAATGATCAG TACGATAGCTACGGCGACTACGGGCCAGTCGTGGATACTCACACCGATGAGTATGACAGGGACGCATACCGCCAGGTGCCCGAACTGGTCAGAAAATTCCTGATATATTTTCGGAACTGCATAAACGAAGGAGTAATATTCGAGGTTCAAACCCTCTACGAGAATTCCTTTCCAAAACTGTCTGAGCAGTTCTTCGACAAACAGTCGTGGCCTGACGAGACGGATGTTGCCCACATCGTCGACAATGACCCAGTGTTCTTGGTCCTCTACAAGGAACTCTACTACCGGCACATTTATGCCAGAATTCCGGGTGGTCCAACCCTGGAGCAGCGGTTTGGTTCTTTCTTCAATTACTGCGATCTTTTTAACTATATTCTCAGCGCAGAGACTCCTGTTCCATTGGAACTCCCCGATCAATGGCTGTGGGAGCTGATCGATGAGTTTGTTTACCAGTTTCAGTGCTTTGCTCAGTACCGTGCCAGGCTGTTGAAAAAGACACCTGAGGAGATAGAAAACTTGAATGCGCATAATAACATATGGAGTGTACTTTGTATTCTCAATGTTTTACACTCGCTAGTTGATAAATCAAAGATCAAGAGTCAGCTTGAGGTCTACGCCAGTGGTGGAGACCCTGATTCCGTTGCTGGGAGTTTTGGCAGACACTCCCTGTATAAAATGCTTGGATATTTCTCGCTGGTAGGTCTCCTTCGGCTCCACTCTTTGCTTGGAGATTACTATCAGGCTATAAAAGTTCTTGAGAATGTGGAACTTTACAAGAAAAGTGCGTATTCGCACGTCCCAGCCTGCCAGATTTCTACAGCCTACTATGTCGGCTTTGCTTACATGATGATGCGCCGGTACGCTGATGCCATAAGGACCTTCTCGAGCATCCTACTTTATATTCAGCGCACTAAGCAACTCTTCACATCAAGAAGCTACCAAAATgatcaaataaacaaacagactGAGCAGATGTACCACCTCCTTGCAATCTGTCTAGTTCTTCACCCTCAATGCATCGATGAGGTTCTACAACAGGCTCTGCGTGAAAAGAATTACcatgaaaaaatgtacaagATGCAGTACGGCGATCTCGCTGAATTTGAAGCCTGCTTTCTCTACGCATGTCCCAAGTTTTTGTCTCCTTGTCCGCCGCCACCTGATGCTCCCAATGAGGATTACGTCAAAGAAGCTATCAAGCATCAGACCCAAGTATTCATGGACGAAGTTGCTCAGCAGAAAATGTTGCCCACAATTAGGTCCTACTTGAAGCTGTATACTACACTTCCTCTTAGTAAACTTGCCACCTTTATGTGCAGTAGTACAAGGCCCGATGGGTCTTGGGACTTGGATAAAGAGGTTGCCACATTGGGCATTTATTTGCTTTGCTTCAagcataaaatgaaaaacattgtTTGGACTAAAGGCTCTTCGGGATTGGATGGAAAGTTTCAGTCTGGTTCTGAG CTGGACTTCTACATTGATCATGATATGATCCACATCGCTGACACCAAGGTGGCGCATCGTTACGGTGACTTCTTTATCCGTAAGATATTAAAGTTCGAGGAACTTAATCGCAAACTACATAAAATAAAGATCTAA